From Haliotis asinina isolate JCU_RB_2024 chromosome 8, JCU_Hal_asi_v2, whole genome shotgun sequence, a single genomic window includes:
- the LOC137294330 gene encoding uncharacterized protein — MHILALVLVVLPLAASQLIGGPTTVDVNRDDVQQMASFALTQLNTLLGSQNTLVSVVQAKTQVVAGIKYFLTLDIKNGKETQTCTVTVWSRVWLNDKQVTQHACTSRTKRDGLVGATTSVNVTRTVLKMATYAVTTLNGLQGVHNSLDQVISAKTQVVSGTNYFLKIRMSDGSQTQICDVTIWDQPWSYMTQMTHHSCVNAKRRDIGMPGGLFNADINSPDVKNMTNFALGELNRLQGAQNSIIEVISAKTQVVAGMNYFLKIRMSDGSQTQICDVTIWDQPWTHMTQMTHHSCVNAKRRDIGMSGGMLNADVNSPDVKNMANFALGEINGVQNAQNSMVQIISAKTQVVAGMNYILTMRLKEGDKTQICYVKIWSQPWLHRKEMTEHSCSQVTKRAGGLLGGVTNLNVNSGDIKEVAKFAVREINGIQGAQNSLVKVVKAGYQVVGGFTYVLTLSLKDGDKTQLCEVNVWSPAWTMARRLTDHHCTAQTKRQLAAVTDADVNDHFIQMLAHYAVQTINTLDGTHRAYVELISAKTQVVDGTNYFFKIRVRQGTTTQLCDVTFWRQVWMNSMGHVTEHKCATVRRRNVGGVEPAHLSAPLQQAVSFAEDALNGKMNSMFRFVVEKVENISQKASSATTYSFDLHLVSSTCRNNGNSYGKGITDCTPNYGMLQRMTCEVTVEYRPSSSRKYSLAADKCGQIQLV, encoded by the exons ATGCACATACTAGCTTTGGTcctagtggtgttaccactagcCGCGAGTCAACTCATCGGCGGCCCAACGACTGTCGACGTGAACAGAGACGACGTTCAGCAGATGGCCAGCTTCGCCCTTACCCAGCTAAACACACTCCTCGGATCACAGAATACTCTGGTGTCTGTTGTGCAAGCTAAAACTCAA GTTGTCGCCGGCATCAAGTACTTTTTGACCCTCGACATAAAGAACGGAAAGGAG ACCCAGACCTGCACTGTCACCGTCTGGTCCCGTGTCTGGCTCAACGACAAACAAGTTACCCAACATGCATGTACTTCACGCACCAAGCGGGACGGACTTGTTGGAGCTACTACCTCGGTCAATGTCACCCGTACAGTGTTGAAAATGGCAACCTATGCCGTGACTACGCTGAACGGTCTACAAGGGGTTCACAACAGTCTGGACCAAGTCATCTCAGCCAAGACCCAG GTGGTTTCTGGAACAAACTACTTCCTGAAGATCCGCATGAGTGATGGAAGCCAG ACTCAGATTTGTGATGTGACCATCTGGGACCAGCCATGGTCATACATGACTCAGATGACCCACCATAGTTGTGTTAACGCCAAAAGGCGGGACATTGGGATGCCCGGCGGTCTGTTCAACGCGGACATCAACAGTCCTGACGTAAAGAACATGACCAACTTTGCCCTGGGCGAACTGAACAGACTTCAGGGTGCCCAGAATAGCATAATAGAGGTCATTTCAGCTAAAACTCAG GTGGTTGCTGGCATGAACTACTTTCTGAAGATCCGCATGAGTGATGGAAGCCAG ACTCAGATCTGTGATGTGACCATCTGGGACCAGCCATGGACACACATGACCCAGATGACCCACCATAGTTGTGTTAACGCCAAAAGGCGGGACATCGGGATGTCCGGTGGTATGTTAAACGCGGACGTCAACAGTCCTGACGTAAAGAACATGGCCAACTTTGCCCTGGGAGAGATCAACGGAGTGCAGAATGCCCAAAACAGCATGGTACAAATCATCTCAGCCAAAACTCAG GTGGTTGCTGGAATGAACTACATCCTGACCATGCGTCTGAAGGAAGGGGACAAG ACCCAGATCTGTTATGTGAAGATCTGGTCTCAGCCCTGGCTCCACAGGAAGGAAATGACAGAGCACAGCTGTAGCCAGGTGACCAAGCGTGCTGGGGGTCTTCTCGGGGGTGTCACCAATCTGAACGTCAACAGTGGAGACATTAAGGAAGTGGCCAAGTTCGCTGTTAGGGAGATCAACGGAATTCAAGGGGCACAGAACTCACTGGTCAAAGTTGTCAAAGCCGGATACCAA gTCGTCGGTGGTTTTACCTACGTCCTTACCCTGAGCCTTAAGGATGGAGATAAG ACCCAGCTGTGTGAAGTGAATGTATGGTCCCCAGCCTGGACAATGGCAAGGAGGCTGACAGACCACCACTGCACCGCACAAACCAAACGTCAGCTTGCAGCTGTTACTGACGCCGACGTCAACGACCACTTCATCCAGATGTTGGCACATTACGCCGTCCAAACAATAAACACCCTTGACGGCACACACAGAGCTTATGTTGAACTAATATCTGCTAAAACCCAG GTTGTTGACGGGACGAACTACTTCTTCAAGATCCGGGTTCGCCAAGGAACCACC ACTCAGCTTTGTGACGTCACATTTTGGCGGCAAGTATGGATGAACTCCATGGGTCATGTGACAGAACACAAATGCGCCACAGTAAGAAGAAGAAATGTTGGCGGTGTGGAGCCGGCCCATCTCTCGGCGCCATTGCAGCAAGCTGTGTCGTTCGCAGAAGATGCCTTGAATGGGAAGATGAACAGCATGTTCCGGTTTGTGGTGGAGAAAGTGGAAAATATCTCACAAAAG GCGTCGTCGGCTACAACGTACTCATTCGACCTTCACCTTGTATCATCCACGTGCCGGAACAACGGCAACTCCTACGGCAAAGGAATCACTGACTGCACCCCGAACTACGGAATGTTGCAG CGTATGACGTGCGAGGTGACCGTTGAGTACCGACCGTCCAGCAGTCGCAAATATAGCCTGGCCGCCGACAAATGTGGACAAATACAACTCGTCTAG